Proteins encoded within one genomic window of Luteolibacter arcticus:
- a CDS encoding carbon starvation CstA family protein, whose protein sequence is MNPFLRTLLWIAISLLGAVAVGVAAFQRGEPVNALWLVVAGVCTFAVAYRFYSAWLVAKVLTVDDRRAPAAVTCNDGKDFVPTPKWVVFGHHFAAIAGPGPLVGPVLAAQFGYLPGMLWILVGATLGGGVHDAVVLFSSMRRKGKSLGQMLKEELNPVIGLVAMVSLLAIMTIILAVLGLVVVKALAESPWGLFTIAATIPLAMIMGVAIKSGKVGVTATSIFGVVGLLAAVVAGKYLTPEMNKALTLSSTELAWAIMIYGFAASVLPVWLLLAPRDYLSTFMKLGTVAILAVFIVLLAPPLHMPAVTPFIDGSGFVVSGPVFPFVCITIACGAVSGFHALISSGTTPKLLAREKDIRLVGYGSMIVEMLVALMAIIAACALQPGQYFAINSPVNPNDTVAVAAQIAKINSYGPEYAVTVAEMEKLAHDLGEPHIIGKVGGAPTFAVGMAQMFAKVIPGNTALSLWYHFAIMFEALFILTTLDAGTRVGRFILQDLLGQIVPKMRDTGSWTANVTATFLLVAAWGYFLYQGAIDPEGIAKSLWPIFGIANQLLAVIAFCLGTTILIKMGKARYAWCTVVPMVFLTIVTFTAGIMKIWSPKAAGFLPSIAKLEAAIAGGLSGDALRKAEVSLTNAKVDVAITAMFLIFVSIIVIGSIREWWLLLSKRKPMVLHESDYVALPDEA, encoded by the coding sequence ATGAATCCCTTTCTCCGAACGCTGCTCTGGATCGCCATTTCCCTGTTGGGTGCCGTCGCGGTCGGCGTCGCCGCCTTCCAACGCGGTGAGCCGGTCAATGCCCTGTGGCTCGTGGTGGCCGGGGTCTGCACCTTTGCGGTGGCGTATCGGTTTTACTCGGCGTGGCTGGTGGCGAAGGTGCTCACGGTCGATGATCGCCGTGCGCCTGCGGCGGTTACCTGCAACGACGGGAAGGACTTCGTGCCCACGCCGAAGTGGGTGGTCTTCGGCCACCACTTTGCGGCGATTGCCGGGCCGGGGCCGTTGGTGGGGCCGGTGCTCGCGGCGCAGTTCGGCTACCTGCCCGGCATGCTGTGGATTCTCGTCGGCGCGACCCTCGGCGGCGGGGTCCATGATGCGGTGGTTCTGTTTTCCTCGATGCGCCGCAAGGGGAAGTCGCTCGGCCAGATGCTGAAGGAGGAACTCAATCCGGTGATCGGCTTGGTCGCGATGGTCAGCCTGCTCGCCATCATGACCATCATCCTCGCCGTGCTCGGCCTGGTGGTCGTGAAGGCCCTCGCCGAGAGCCCGTGGGGACTCTTCACGATCGCGGCCACGATTCCGCTGGCGATGATCATGGGTGTGGCCATCAAGAGCGGAAAGGTGGGGGTGACCGCCACCTCCATCTTTGGCGTGGTCGGCTTGTTAGCCGCCGTGGTCGCGGGGAAATACCTCACGCCGGAAATGAACAAGGCGCTCACGCTGAGTTCCACCGAACTCGCCTGGGCGATCATGATCTACGGCTTCGCGGCCAGCGTGTTGCCGGTGTGGCTGCTGCTCGCGCCGCGCGACTATCTGAGCACGTTCATGAAGCTCGGCACAGTCGCCATCCTTGCGGTGTTCATTGTGCTGCTCGCGCCGCCGCTGCACATGCCGGCGGTCACGCCATTCATCGATGGCTCCGGCTTCGTGGTCAGCGGGCCGGTGTTTCCCTTCGTCTGCATCACCATCGCCTGCGGTGCCGTCAGCGGCTTCCATGCGCTGATTTCCTCCGGGACCACGCCCAAGCTGCTGGCCCGCGAGAAGGACATCCGGCTCGTGGGCTACGGCTCGATGATCGTGGAAATGCTGGTCGCCCTGATGGCGATCATTGCCGCCTGTGCGCTCCAGCCGGGCCAGTATTTCGCGATCAACTCGCCGGTGAATCCCAACGACACCGTCGCCGTTGCCGCGCAGATCGCAAAGATCAATTCCTACGGCCCGGAATACGCTGTGACCGTCGCGGAAATGGAGAAGCTCGCCCATGATCTCGGCGAGCCGCACATCATCGGCAAGGTCGGTGGTGCGCCGACTTTCGCGGTCGGGATGGCGCAGATGTTCGCCAAGGTCATCCCGGGAAATACCGCGCTGTCGCTGTGGTATCACTTCGCGATCATGTTCGAGGCGTTGTTCATCCTGACGACCCTCGATGCCGGGACGCGGGTGGGGCGCTTCATCCTGCAGGACCTGTTAGGCCAGATCGTGCCGAAGATGCGAGATACCGGTTCGTGGACGGCGAACGTGACCGCGACTTTCCTGCTGGTGGCGGCGTGGGGTTACTTCCTTTATCAGGGGGCGATCGACCCCGAAGGCATTGCCAAGAGTTTGTGGCCGATCTTCGGGATCGCGAACCAGCTTCTCGCCGTGATCGCCTTCTGCCTCGGCACCACGATTTTGATCAAGATGGGCAAGGCCCGCTATGCGTGGTGCACCGTCGTGCCGATGGTCTTCCTCACCATCGTCACCTTCACGGCGGGCATCATGAAAATCTGGTCGCCGAAGGCCGCCGGCTTCCTTCCATCGATCGCCAAGCTCGAAGCCGCCATCGCCGGCGGCCTGAGCGGGGATGCCCTCAGGAAAGCCGAGGTGTCACTGACCAATGCCAAGGTCGATGTCGCCATCACCGCGATGTTCCTGATCTTCGTCTCGATCATCGTCATCGGCAGCATCCGCGAATGGTGGCTGCTGCTGAGCAAGCGGAAGCCGATGGTGCTTCACGAGAGCGACTATGTGGCCTTGCCGGACGAGGCGTGA
- the coaD gene encoding pantetheine-phosphate adenylyltransferase, whose amino-acid sequence MRTAVYAGSFDPPTNGHLWMIQRGLELFDRLIVAIGSNPSKSYTFSVEERLDLLRASVPSCERLTIAHFHNRYLVNYAREQDAKFILRGIRGPNDYEYERVMRYVNADLAPAIATIFLMPPRDMAEVSSSMVMGLVGPVGWEDQVRRYVPSPVFEALEARA is encoded by the coding sequence ATGCGCACCGCGGTGTATGCCGGCTCCTTTGACCCACCGACCAACGGCCACCTGTGGATGATCCAGCGGGGGCTGGAGCTATTCGACCGGCTGATCGTGGCGATCGGCAGCAATCCATCGAAGAGCTACACCTTCAGTGTGGAGGAGCGCCTTGATCTGCTGCGTGCCTCGGTGCCATCTTGCGAGCGTCTCACCATCGCCCATTTCCACAACCGCTACTTGGTCAACTACGCGCGCGAGCAGGATGCCAAGTTCATACTCCGCGGGATCCGCGGCCCGAACGACTACGAGTATGAACGCGTCATGCGCTACGTGAATGCCGACCTCGCCCCGGCCATCGCCACCATCTTCCTCATGCCACCGCGCGACATGGCCGAAGTTTCCTCCAGCATGGTCATGGGACTCGTCGGCCCCGTCGGCTGGGAAGACCAGGTCCGCAGATACGTCCCCAGCCCGGTGTTCGAGGCTCTCGAAGCACGGGCGTGA
- the thiD gene encoding bifunctional hydroxymethylpyrimidine kinase/phosphomethylpyrimidine kinase — protein sequence MHASPPVALTIAGSDCSAGAGLQADLKTFQHFGIFGLTAVTCVVAETPKVVRSVHAVPPTILQDQLHVLLESFPVAAIKTGMLFSKAHIVAVTEILQQYRGIPLVIDPVMIASTGDPLLEENAIAAYKERLFPLATVITPNLDEAEVLWGAPARDEETMMRAAHELSARHGCAVLLKGGHLGGPECADLLVENDLPTWFRAARIDTEASHGTGCTLSAAIAANLALGKDLHEAIAASKQYLEATLATSLAWESLAALNQGTVGFH from the coding sequence ATGCATGCCTCTCCGCCCGTCGCCCTGACCATTGCCGGTTCCGACTGCTCCGCCGGTGCGGGATTGCAGGCCGACCTGAAGACCTTCCAGCATTTCGGCATCTTCGGTCTGACGGCGGTCACCTGCGTGGTGGCGGAGACGCCCAAGGTCGTACGCTCGGTCCACGCCGTGCCGCCGACGATCCTACAGGATCAACTGCACGTCTTGCTGGAGTCCTTCCCGGTCGCCGCGATCAAGACCGGGATGCTGTTTTCGAAGGCCCACATCGTGGCCGTCACCGAGATCCTCCAGCAGTATCGCGGGATCCCGCTGGTGATCGATCCGGTGATGATCGCCTCCACCGGCGACCCGCTGTTGGAGGAGAATGCCATCGCCGCCTACAAGGAGCGGCTTTTCCCGCTGGCGACCGTGATCACGCCGAATCTGGATGAAGCGGAGGTTTTGTGGGGCGCGCCGGCCCGCGACGAGGAAACCATGATGCGGGCGGCGCACGAACTGTCCGCTCGCCACGGGTGCGCGGTTCTCCTGAAAGGAGGCCATCTCGGCGGGCCGGAATGCGCCGACCTGCTGGTGGAAAACGACCTTCCCACGTGGTTTCGTGCGGCCCGCATCGACACGGAGGCATCGCACGGCACCGGCTGCACCCTGTCCGCCGCGATCGCCGCGAATCTGGCGCTGGGCAAGGATCTCCATGAGGCGATCGCTGCCTCGAAGCAGTATCTGGAAGCGACGCTGGCTACCTCTCTCGCTTGGGAGTCGCTGGCAGCTCTGAATCAAGGAACGGTCGGGTTTCACTAG
- a CDS encoding Co(2+)/Mg(2+) efflux protein ApaG: MTPMLRKLDGLSVKVDDVIYMPSLDAPDERPHPFVYFISIKNESGEKVTIRGRKWIVREDDGEVTVVEGDGVVGQSPVIEPGENFSYNSYHVTRGDGTAEGAFFGETEDGEWVFTRIPEFRLTVPGWV; the protein is encoded by the coding sequence ATGACCCCGATGCTGAGGAAACTGGACGGGCTGAGCGTCAAGGTGGATGACGTGATCTACATGCCCAGCCTGGACGCTCCGGACGAGCGCCCGCATCCGTTCGTGTACTTCATTTCGATCAAGAACGAGTCCGGCGAGAAGGTGACCATCCGCGGCCGTAAGTGGATCGTCCGCGAGGACGATGGGGAAGTGACGGTGGTGGAGGGCGACGGGGTGGTCGGCCAGAGTCCGGTGATCGAGCCGGGCGAGAATTTTTCCTACAACAGCTACCACGTGACCCGCGGCGACGGGACGGCGGAGGGCGCATTCTTCGGCGAGACGGAAGATGGCGAGTGGGTTTTCACCCGCATCCCGGAATTCCGGCTGACGGTGCCGGGCTGGGTGTGA
- a CDS encoding MCP four helix bundle domain-containing protein yields MPLPPPFTSMKPGPLRNLYLAIAVLVLLTIVISPVLTVWTIRRDATRIVSDSLQGLATSSLATMQMSEGFLDTTRAVSGHGMTGTDLAASLEARSRDTDAHYASHRETLQTDRERAAFDRLTACKDDYRATRKAVVDLLIAGKAREASNLFDSQCVPKFQTYAHALGDVVENNAAEARAGGAEIIRLCHVLLVVQALLLVFFFVYGFFVPLTAFLERLTRNPIVVRK; encoded by the coding sequence ATGCCCCTCCCCCCTCCGTTCACGTCCATGAAGCCCGGTCCCCTGAGGAACCTCTACCTCGCCATCGCCGTCCTCGTCCTGCTCACGATTGTGATCAGCCCGGTCCTCACCGTCTGGACCATCCGCCGCGACGCCACCCGCATCGTCTCCGATTCCCTCCAGGGCCTCGCCACCAGCAGCCTCGCGACCATGCAGATGTCGGAAGGCTTCCTCGACACCACCCGTGCCGTCAGCGGCCACGGCATGACCGGCACGGATCTCGCCGCCAGCCTTGAGGCACGCAGTCGCGACACCGACGCACACTACGCCTCCCATCGCGAGACCCTCCAGACCGACAGGGAGCGCGCCGCCTTCGACCGGCTCACCGCCTGCAAGGACGACTATCGCGCCACCCGCAAGGCGGTGGTCGATCTCCTCATCGCCGGCAAGGCCCGGGAAGCCAGCAACCTCTTCGACTCCCAGTGCGTCCCGAAGTTCCAAACCTATGCCCACGCCCTCGGCGACGTCGTCGAGAACAACGCCGCGGAGGCCCGGGCAGGCGGCGCGGAAATCATCCGGCTTTGTCACGTCCTTCTTGTCGTGCAGGCGCTGCTGCTCGTCTTCTTCTTCGTCTACGGCTTCTTCGTCCCCCTGACCGCATTCCTCGAACGCCTCACGCGCAATCCGATCGTGGTCCGCAAGTAG
- the tyrS gene encoding tyrosine--tRNA ligase has protein sequence MTPEEQLKILTAGTVKVLSEKELLEKLRLGRPLRIKLGLDPTSPDIHLGHTVVFEKMRQFQQLGHQIVIIIGDFTATIGDPSGRSATRPPLSREDVLVNAETYTTQLFKLLDKDKTEIVHNGDWFRKMTFEDVLRLNARVTMQQMLQREDFKNRIEKGQEVRLHEIQYPIVQGWDSVEVRADVELGGTDQLFNLLVGRDLQKEEGQPQQVVITMPLLEGLDGVRKMSKSYGNYVGVDEAPGEMFGKLMSVSDELMARYYQLLLGETLDPSAHPMEAKKSLAEKITARYHGTDAGTTARADWDTRFSKKDLASAELPEIPLTELPAELNVLSLTAHGFKTAFGLEKSNGELRKQFITSGSVQLNGEKLTDPAATVSPQPGDVLKLSKKHAVRFV, from the coding sequence GTGACTCCGGAAGAACAGCTCAAAATCCTGACCGCCGGCACCGTGAAGGTGCTCTCGGAAAAGGAACTCCTCGAAAAGCTCCGCCTTGGTCGCCCGCTGCGGATCAAGCTCGGGCTCGATCCCACCTCGCCGGACATCCACCTCGGCCACACGGTGGTGTTCGAGAAGATGCGCCAGTTCCAGCAGCTCGGCCACCAGATCGTCATCATCATCGGTGACTTCACCGCCACCATCGGCGATCCTTCCGGCCGCTCCGCCACCCGCCCGCCGCTGTCCCGCGAGGACGTGCTGGTCAACGCCGAGACCTACACCACGCAGCTCTTCAAGCTGCTCGACAAGGACAAGACCGAGATCGTCCACAATGGCGACTGGTTCCGCAAGATGACCTTCGAGGACGTACTGCGCCTCAATGCCCGCGTCACCATGCAGCAGATGCTCCAGCGGGAAGACTTCAAGAACCGCATCGAGAAAGGCCAGGAAGTCCGGCTTCACGAGATCCAGTACCCCATCGTGCAGGGCTGGGATTCCGTGGAAGTCCGCGCCGATGTCGAACTCGGTGGCACCGACCAGCTCTTCAACCTGCTTGTCGGCCGCGACCTCCAGAAGGAAGAAGGCCAGCCGCAGCAGGTCGTCATCACCATGCCGTTGCTCGAAGGCCTCGACGGCGTGCGCAAGATGTCCAAGTCCTACGGCAACTACGTCGGCGTGGACGAGGCCCCGGGCGAGATGTTCGGCAAGCTGATGAGCGTGTCCGACGAACTGATGGCGCGCTACTACCAGCTCCTGTTAGGCGAGACGCTCGACCCTTCCGCGCACCCGATGGAAGCGAAGAAGTCGCTCGCGGAGAAGATCACCGCCCGTTACCACGGCACCGACGCTGGCACCACCGCCCGCGCCGATTGGGACACGCGCTTTTCGAAGAAGGACCTCGCCAGCGCCGAGCTTCCGGAAATCCCGCTCACGGAACTCCCCGCCGAACTGAACGTCCTCTCGCTGACCGCCCACGGTTTCAAGACCGCCTTCGGCCTGGAGAAATCCAACGGCGAACTGCGCAAGCAATTCATCACCTCCGGCTCCGTCCAGCTCAATGGTGAGAAGCTCACCGACCCCGCCGCCACCGTCTCACCTCAGCCCGGGGACGTGCTGAAGCTCTCGAAGAAGCACGCGGTGCGCTTCGTTTGA